The DNA segment AATTAAAGAAGAAATGATAACTGCAGCGTCAAACATAAACATCGTTTTACCCATGCTCCAACCATAATATTTGAAGCCGAGACGGGCGATAATGTCAACTCCTCCAGTAGTTCCACCAAAACGAAATACAATCCCAAGACCAACTCCAATAAATACGCCAGCGAATAAAGCAACAAGTGTCATGTCATCATGGAGAAGAATTTCTAGAAACCGAAACCGTTGAAAAATAAATAAGAATAAGGAGAGGCTAAACGTTCCAATGAGAGTATAGATAAATGAATTTCTCCCAAGTACCTTCCATCCAATAAAGAATAGTGGAATATTCAATAGTAAGTTCGTATAGGCTGGATCGAAATTAAAGATAAAAAACAGTATTAAGGTTATCCCAGTAAAGCCACCGTCAGCTAGATTGTTTTCCATATTGAAATAAACAAGTCCAAATGACATAATTGCCGCGCCTAACATAATAAAAAGAACGTTTTTTAGTTTTATTGGTGTATTCATAGCAACAAATTCCTTTACACTAAAGTTATGATTCCTATTATAGCTAAGTTTTTACAATAAATAAAACAGGGCTATAATAGTTAATAGTTTAGAGTGTAAAGTTTAGAGTTATGTAGGGTTTTGCTTCGAAGCTTTACTTGAATAACTTAAAACTCAAAACTAATAAATAGCTTTACACTCTAAACTTTAAAAATAAATATTTGTCAAATCATGCAGATTTAGCTAACATGTAAACTAGAAGCAAAATGAGGTGATTTTGTGAACGAGAAAAATCTAAAAGATATCCAAAACGAAGTTGATCTCTATATAAGTCAATATAAGGAAGGGTATTTTAGTCCTTTGGCAATGCTTGCAAGGATGACGGAGGAGTTAGGTGAGTTAGCCCGTGAAGTAAATCATTATTACGGAGAAAAGCCTAAAAAATCTTCAGAAGATGACAAATCAATGGAACAAGAGTTAGGTGATTTATTTTTTGTTTTAGTTTGTTTTGCAAATTCTTTAAACATTGATTTAGAAGAATCCTTTGATCTTGTCATGGAGAAGTTTAGAACGCGTGACAAAGATCGTTGGACGAAAATAGAAGAGTAAAGGGGTTAGTAATTATGACACAACCAATTATTAAAGTTGCAATCACTGGTGCAAGAGGGAAAATGGGACAGGAAGCTGTCCGTATGGTTACATCTACGCCTCATTTTCAACTAGTTGCCGCAATTGATACGAAAGATGAGGGGAAATTGCTTTCTCAAATAGAGGGAATGCCTAATGTAGACGTACCTATGTATATTGATTTACATAAAGCTCTATCAGAACAAGAGGTAGACGTGTTAGTAGACTTAACCAACCCAAAGGTTGGAAGAAAACATATGGAAATTGCCTTTGAGCATGGAGTAAGGCCAGTAGTAGGAACAACCGGTTTCACTGATCAGGATGTCGAAGAATTATCGAAAATTACAGAAGAAAAAGAGTTGGGCGCTATTATTGCTCCAAACTTTGCAATCGGGGCAATTCTAATGATGAAATTTTCACAAATGGCAGCAAGGTACTTACCTGATGTTGAAATCATTGAAATGCATCATGATAAAAAACTCGATGCACCATCAGGAACTGCGGTAAAAACGGCACAAATGATTTCTGAAGTTCGAGAACCAAAACAGCAAGGGAATCCAGAAGAAAAAGAAGAACTAGTAGGTGCTAAAGGCGCAGAGTTCCAAGGAATGCGAATTCACAGTGTTCGCTTACCTGGACTTGTAGCTCATCAAGAAGTGATATTTGGAGGCGTAGGACAAACATTGACAATAAGACATGACTCCATTGATCGTAGCTCCTTTATGCCAGGAATTCGCCTAGCGGTTGAAACTGTAATGAAGCTTGATTTGTTAGTGTACGGGTTAGAAAATATTATTGAATAAAGGGGAAGATTCCATAATGAAGATAGCTTTAATTGCCCACGATAAAAAGAAACCTGATATGGTTCAATTCGCTATTGCCTATGAGTCAATATTGAAGGAACATAAAATATATAGCACAGGGACAACCGGAACAAGAGTTATGGAGGCCACTTCCTTACAAATTGAAAGATTTCAATCGGGTCCTCTAGGTGGGGATCAACAAATCGGTGCTTTAGTAGCAAAAAATGAAATGGACTTGGTACTATTTTTTAGAGATCCACTAGCCGCTCAAGCACACGAGCCAGATATCACTGCCTTAATTCGCTTATGTGATGTTTACGGTATCCCACTTGCTACAAACATGGCGACAGGCGAAATTTTAGTGAAAGGCCTTGCTAGAGGAGACTTTGAATGGAGAAAAATTGTCAACCCATGATTACTGAACAAAATGTCCAGCTATTAGCTTTTGGTGCCCATTCTGATGATGTTGAAATTGGAATGGGGGGCACAATTGCTCAATATTGTCGCCAAGGCCAGGAAGTGGCGATTTGTGATTTAACAAAGGCTGAATTATCCTCAAATGGTAACGTGGAGCTTAGACAAAAAGAAGCATGGAAAGCCCAAAGCGTGTTAGGAGTAAAAACTAGAATACAACTTGACATTGCAGATCGTGGGATTGCTATGACTGATGAAAATGTAAAAAAAGTCGTCTCTGTCATTCGGAAACTTCGACCACAAGTGGTATTTGCCCCTTATTACGAGGATCGCCACCCTGATCATGGCAATTGTGCGAGTCTTGTAAAAGAAGCAATTTTCTCAGCAGGAATTAAAAAATATCAAGATGAACTAAACTTGCCTGCACATAAAGTAGATTCTTTCTATTATTACATGATTAATGGTTTCCATAAGCCATCATTTATTATCGATATTTCAGCTGAAATAAACATCAAAATTGAAAGCCTAAATGCTTATGAAAGCCAATTTAGTAAACAACCGGGTAGTATTGATACACCTTTGACGAATGGGTATCTTGCATCGGTTTTAGCGAGGGAAAGTTTATTTGGAAAAGAAGTAGGTGTTGAATATGGAGAGGGTTTTATATCTGAGCAACCGCTTCTTATTCAGCAGTTATTGAGGGAGAAGAAATGAAACTTAAAATAGGAATTACTTGTTATCCTACTGTTGGTGGCTCAGGAATCATTGCTACTGAACTAGGAAAACTTTTAGCAGAAAAAGGTCATCAAATTCATTTTATTACTTCAGGCGTACCATTTCGTTTAGATAAAGTGTATTCAAATATTTTTTATCATGAAGTAGAGGTTAATCATTACTCAGTGTTTCAGTATCCACCATATGACATAGCTTTAGCTAATAAAATGGCTGCTGTGGCTCAAAGAGAACAGTTAGATATCCTTCATGTTCATTATGCAATTCCTCATGCCATTTGTGCTTTTTTAGCAAAAGAAATGGTTGGGGGAAATCTTAAAATTGTCACAACACTACACGGAACTGATATTACCGTTTTAGGAAATGACCATTCACTTAGTGAAATTATTCGCTTTGGAATTGAAAAATCAGATGCTGTCACAGCTGTTTCAGTTGACCTAATCGAACAAACAGAGCAACTTTTACATACAACCAGTCCCATTGAGCCTGTGTATAATTTTATCGATCAGCGCGTTTACTACAAAAAAGAATGTGGTTGTTTACGAAAAGAATACAAAATTGCCGATCATGAAAAAGTAATTATTCACGTCTCTAATTTCCGTTCTGTTAAACGGGTTCCTGACGTTGTTCGAAGCTTTGCAAAGATCATAGAGCACGTCGATGCGAAATTATTGCTCCTTGGGGATGGTCCAGAATATTCTAAGGTTTGCCAACTCGTAAAACAACTAGGGATACAAGATAAAGTTTTATTTTTAGGAAACCAAAAGCATGTCGCAGATTTTTTATCGATCAGTGATTTAATGATGCTTCTTTCGGAAAAAGAGAGTTTTGGCTTAGTTTTACTAGAGGCAATGGCTTGTCAGGTTCCGGTTATTGGGACAAATGCTGGAGGTATTCCAGAGGTAATTGCAGATGGTGAAACCGGATTTATCTGTAACGTTGGTGATGTTGATACAATTGCTGCCAGAGCCATAGAGATTTTAACGAATGATGAACTTCATGAGCAGATGGCAAAGAAATCCTTAATCAGAGCAAAAGAACATTTTAGTCAAGAGATCATTATTTCAAAATACGAAGATATTTACTATACCGTTTTGAACAATGAAAAAGGACTTAAATAGAAAGAAGGATCAAGCTCATGAAGAGTATTTTCTTTCATCACGCAAAAGAGGTTATCGCTAAATTAGAAAAGGCTGGTTATGAGTCATACATCGTGGGTGGAGCAGTTCGAGATCACTTATTACAAAGGGATATTCACGATATTGATCTCGCTACATCTGCTAGGGTCGAAGAAATAGAACGACTATTTCCAAGAACCATTGATGTTGCTATTAAACATGGGACTGTCATTGTTCTTCATGGTAATCAGTCTTTTGAGGTCACTAGTTTTCGCGGAAACTGTTTATTGGAAGATCTTAAGCTACGAGACTTCACAATGAACGCGATCGCTCTAACGGGTAATGGGCAAATCATTGATCCTTATTTTGGACATAAAGATATTCAAAATAAGGTCATTCGCGCTGTTGACAATCCTTTAGAACGTTTTAGCGAAGATCCACTCCGAATGTTACGAGCGATCCGCTTTGTTAGTAAATTATCCTTTTCCATAGAGAAAGAAACAGAATCTGCAATTGAAATCTATGGTCATAACATTAATAAGGTAGCAATTGAAAGGGTTTCTGTAGAATTAGAAAAAATTTGGTTCGGACAAAATGTTGTGAGCGCTTGGCGGAAATTTTTAGATACAAAGCTGATGAATAAAATTGAGCACCTTAGACCGCTCCAGCCAGCCTTGACTGATGAAAAGATTATTAGAACATTCCCCAGGCTTCATACAGTTACTGAAATATGGTCTGTCCTTTTGTTTACTAAACATGAATTACGAGTGAAAGAATTTTTAAAACAATGGAAACAACCTAATAAGGTCATTACGGAAGTGGAACTTATTTTATCACGATTAGAGCGATGTCTTAATCAAGGGCTTACTGCAGAGGATTTATATGATTTTGGGCTTGCTACTAGCAAGAAGGCTGAACGGATAAGAGCAGCTCTCTTAAATGAAGAGGCCGATCTCAGTAAAATTGAAGCTGCTTTCCAAGCGCTTCCTATCACGGAGAAAAAACAATTGGCTATAAAAGGAACTGATGTAGTAAAATTTTTAACAAAAGATGACCCGAAATCTCGTATAAGTGAACTGTTAACGCTAGCAGAGAAAGCTGTTCTTATGAAACAGGTAGAAAATCAAAAGGATGAAATCATTCACTGGTTACAAAAGGAGGGCTTCATTCATGCGTAGTAAGTTATTACAGATGCTAATTGACCACCAAGGTGATTTTGTCTCAGGAGAAGCGATTAGTCAATTTTTAGGCTGTTCAAGAACTGCTGTTTGGAAGCATATAGAAGAGCTTCGAAAGGCGGGCTATAAGCTAGAAGCAGCACCAAGAAAAGGATATCGAATCATCCATCAACCCAATCTAGTAACTGAAAATGAAATCAAAGCAGGACTTTCAACAACCTATATAGGAAAAACTGTTGTTTATGAAAAATCAGTTCCATCGACCCAAGGAATTGCTCATCGCTTAGCAAGTGAAGGGGCTAAAGAAGGAACGTTGGTAGTTGCAGATGAGCAGGTAAGTGGTAAAGGAAGATTAGGTAGACCTTGGCTTTCTCAAATTGGGACGGGTATTTGGATGAGTTTGATTTTAAAACCGAAAATCCCACCCCAGCGAGCCCCACAATTAACACTTTTAGCAGCTGTGGCTGTCATTCGAGGAATCCATGAGTATACGAACATTCAGTGTGATATAAAGTGGCCTAACGATATTTTATTAAATGGCAAGAAGTTAGTTGGGATCCTTACAGAGATGCAGGCAGACCCAGATCAAATTCATTCTGTGATCATTGGGATCGGAATTAATGTTAATCAAAACAACTTTCCTGAAGAGATTAGCGATATAGCGACTTCACTTAAAATTGAAAAAGGTGAGGAAATTAACCGTGCAGGATTGCTGCAAAGCATTATGGTTCAATTCGAACAACTCTATGAGCTGTTTTTAAAAGATGGGTTTAGTCAGGTTAAATTAATGTGGGAAGCTTATGCGACTACAATTGGTCGGAGAATTACTGCGAGAACTATTTCTGGTTCATTAGAAGGCTATGCCAGTGGAATTACTGATGAAGGTGTCTTATTATTAGAAGACGATTTTGGAAAGGTACATAAAATATACTCTGCTGATATAGAATTTTAAATTCACAAAATCTTGAAATTCTGATATACTAAATGCGAAATGGGCAGTATCCTATAGAACTGCACCGAATCGGTTGTAACTTTTTAAAAAAATTAGTCTGCCTTGATCCATAAGGACTAGGACAGAGGGATAATGAAACTAACCAAAATTTGCTTACACAGAAACTCTAATTTTTCTGTTATGCTAATTTTTAATCCTTCTCTCCTATTTTGGAGAGAAGTTTTTTAGTTTTGACAGAAAAATTGGAATGAATAGTTTCATCTTTACTCCTCTGATACCAAAAAGGAGGAAAACGAATGAAAACCACAGCAACGTTTAAAGAAATGAAGCGTAAGAAAGAAAAAATAGCGATGTTAACTGCTTATGATGCACCTTCAGCAAAATTAGTCGAGGAGGCCGGTATAGATGTAATTCTAGTAGGGGACTCCTTAGGTATGGTTGTCCTCGGTTACGACTCGACAATTCCGGTTACTCTTGAGGATATGATTTTACACACGAAGGCTGTAAAACGTGGGGCACGTAACACTTTTATTATTACAGATATGCCATTTTTAACGTATCATTCGACATTAGCTGAAACAATGAACAATGCAAAGCAGCTGATGCAAGAAGCTGGGGCGCATGCAGTAAAGCTAGAAGGAAATGGTCAGGTTATTGATAAAATTGAACACTTAACGAAAGCTGGAGTTCCTGTTGTTGCCCATTTAGGTTTAACTCCACAATCTGTAGGTGTAATGGGTGGTTATCGGGTTCAAGGCAAAGATGCCGAGACAGCCAAACATTTAATTGAGGATTCAAAACTAGTTGAGGTTGCAGGTGCATCTATGCTTGTTTTAGAATGTGTCCCAGCCCCGCTAGCAAAACTAATTTCAGAACAGCTAACGATCCCTGTTATTGGTATAGGTGCTGGAAGTGATACCGATGGGCAAGTCCTTGTATACCATGATTTAATTGGATATGGTAGCGGTCATGTCCCAAAATTTGTAAAGCAGTATGCAAATATTACTAGTAGTATTTTAACTGCGGTTGGTGAATACGTAAAGGAAGTTAAAACAGCACAATTTCCTGAAGAAAAGCACACATTTACGATGAAAAGTGAAGAGTTACACCGCTTGTATGGAGGAGAAGCATGATAATTGCTCGAACGATTACCGAATTACAAAAAATAGTCTTAGAAAAAAAGAAACAGAGGAAAAGCATTGGGTTTGTTCCAACTATGGGTTATTTGCACGAAGGTCATCTCTCGTTAATTGAAAAAGCAAAAAAACATGATGATTTCATTGTGTTAAGTATTTTTGTTAATCCTCTACAGTTTGGACCAAATGAGGACTTTGATCGATATCCAAGAGACTTTGAGAGAGACGAAATGCTAGCAAACTCCGCAAATGTAGATGTTATTTTTTACCCAGATGTTAACGAAATGTATCCGAATGACCTAAGTGCGACGATTTCTGTCAAAAAAGGTGTTGGGGTATTATGTGGCAAGTCCCGTCCAGGCCATTTTGATGGTGTCGCAACAGTTGTGTTAAAATTGTTTAACATTGTTCAACCGACAAGAGCCTACTTTGGGATGAAAGATGCTCAACAAGTGGCTGTTATTGAAAATATGGTTGCTGACTTTAATCTCCCTGTAAATGTCATGAAATGTGATACTTTACGAGAAGAGGATGGTTTAGCTAAAAGTTCTCGAAATGTTTATCTTACAAATGATGAAAGAAACGAAGCGACTGAAATCTACGCTAGCTTAAAACAGGCACTTGGGCTAATTGGTGCTGGGGAAAGAAACCCTAATGTAATAA comes from the Anaerobacillus sp. CMMVII genome and includes:
- a CDS encoding nucleotide pyrophosphohydrolase; amino-acid sequence: MNEKNLKDIQNEVDLYISQYKEGYFSPLAMLARMTEELGELAREVNHYYGEKPKKSSEDDKSMEQELGDLFFVLVCFANSLNIDLEESFDLVMEKFRTRDKDRWTKIEE
- the panB gene encoding 3-methyl-2-oxobutanoate hydroxymethyltransferase: MKTTATFKEMKRKKEKIAMLTAYDAPSAKLVEEAGIDVILVGDSLGMVVLGYDSTIPVTLEDMILHTKAVKRGARNTFIITDMPFLTYHSTLAETMNNAKQLMQEAGAHAVKLEGNGQVIDKIEHLTKAGVPVVAHLGLTPQSVGVMGGYRVQGKDAETAKHLIEDSKLVEVAGASMLVLECVPAPLAKLISEQLTIPVIGIGAGSDTDGQVLVYHDLIGYGSGHVPKFVKQYANITSSILTAVGEYVKEVKTAQFPEEKHTFTMKSEELHRLYGGEA
- the dapB gene encoding 4-hydroxy-tetrahydrodipicolinate reductase; the protein is MTQPIIKVAITGARGKMGQEAVRMVTSTPHFQLVAAIDTKDEGKLLSQIEGMPNVDVPMYIDLHKALSEQEVDVLVDLTNPKVGRKHMEIAFEHGVRPVVGTTGFTDQDVEELSKITEEKELGAIIAPNFAIGAILMMKFSQMAARYLPDVEIIEMHHDKKLDAPSGTAVKTAQMISEVREPKQQGNPEEKEELVGAKGAEFQGMRIHSVRLPGLVAHQEVIFGGVGQTLTIRHDSIDRSSFMPGIRLAVETVMKLDLLVYGLENIIE
- the bshA gene encoding N-acetyl-alpha-D-glucosaminyl L-malate synthase BshA; translated protein: MKLKIGITCYPTVGGSGIIATELGKLLAEKGHQIHFITSGVPFRLDKVYSNIFYHEVEVNHYSVFQYPPYDIALANKMAAVAQREQLDILHVHYAIPHAICAFLAKEMVGGNLKIVTTLHGTDITVLGNDHSLSEIIRFGIEKSDAVTAVSVDLIEQTEQLLHTTSPIEPVYNFIDQRVYYKKECGCLRKEYKIADHEKVIIHVSNFRSVKRVPDVVRSFAKIIEHVDAKLLLLGDGPEYSKVCQLVKQLGIQDKVLFLGNQKHVADFLSISDLMMLLSEKESFGLVLLEAMACQVPVIGTNAGGIPEVIADGETGFICNVGDVDTIAARAIEILTNDELHEQMAKKSLIRAKEHFSQEIIISKYEDIYYTVLNNEKGLK
- a CDS encoding CCA tRNA nucleotidyltransferase, with amino-acid sequence MKSIFFHHAKEVIAKLEKAGYESYIVGGAVRDHLLQRDIHDIDLATSARVEEIERLFPRTIDVAIKHGTVIVLHGNQSFEVTSFRGNCLLEDLKLRDFTMNAIALTGNGQIIDPYFGHKDIQNKVIRAVDNPLERFSEDPLRMLRAIRFVSKLSFSIEKETESAIEIYGHNINKVAIERVSVELEKIWFGQNVVSAWRKFLDTKLMNKIEHLRPLQPALTDEKIIRTFPRLHTVTEIWSVLLFTKHELRVKEFLKQWKQPNKVITEVELILSRLERCLNQGLTAEDLYDFGLATSKKAERIRAALLNEEADLSKIEAAFQALPITEKKQLAIKGTDVVKFLTKDDPKSRISELLTLAEKAVLMKQVENQKDEIIHWLQKEGFIHA
- a CDS encoding YitT family protein, producing the protein MNTPIKLKNVLFIMLGAAIMSFGLVYFNMENNLADGGFTGITLILFFIFNFDPAYTNLLLNIPLFFIGWKVLGRNSFIYTLIGTFSLSLFLFIFQRFRFLEILLHDDMTLVALFAGVFIGVGLGIVFRFGGTTGGVDIIARLGFKYYGWSMGKTMFMFDAAVIISSLILYLDYREAMYTLVAVFISAKVIDFMLQGAYSGKAAFIISDKSREISSVILQQMDRGVTILKGTGSFSGLEKEILYCVVSRNEIIRLKTIIEKIDPHAFVTVNDVQDVIGEGFTLDEYKRPIEH
- the bshB1 gene encoding bacillithiol biosynthesis deacetylase BshB1 encodes the protein MEKNCQPMITEQNVQLLAFGAHSDDVEIGMGGTIAQYCRQGQEVAICDLTKAELSSNGNVELRQKEAWKAQSVLGVKTRIQLDIADRGIAMTDENVKKVVSVIRKLRPQVVFAPYYEDRHPDHGNCASLVKEAIFSAGIKKYQDELNLPAHKVDSFYYYMINGFHKPSFIIDISAEINIKIESLNAYESQFSKQPGSIDTPLTNGYLASVLARESLFGKEVGVEYGEGFISEQPLLIQQLLREKK
- the panC gene encoding pantoate--beta-alanine ligase, which encodes MIIARTITELQKIVLEKKKQRKSIGFVPTMGYLHEGHLSLIEKAKKHDDFIVLSIFVNPLQFGPNEDFDRYPRDFERDEMLANSANVDVIFYPDVNEMYPNDLSATISVKKGVGVLCGKSRPGHFDGVATVVLKLFNIVQPTRAYFGMKDAQQVAVIENMVADFNLPVNVMKCDTLREEDGLAKSSRNVYLTNDERNEATEIYASLKQALGLIGAGERNPNVIKETIKAHLQAKTSGSVDYIELLAYPSLKEVDTLEDEIIIAIALKFRQARLIDNVTITIK
- the mgsA gene encoding methylglyoxal synthase, encoding MKIALIAHDKKKPDMVQFAIAYESILKEHKIYSTGTTGTRVMEATSLQIERFQSGPLGGDQQIGALVAKNEMDLVLFFRDPLAAQAHEPDITALIRLCDVYGIPLATNMATGEILVKGLARGDFEWRKIVNP
- a CDS encoding biotin--[acetyl-CoA-carboxylase] ligase yields the protein MRSKLLQMLIDHQGDFVSGEAISQFLGCSRTAVWKHIEELRKAGYKLEAAPRKGYRIIHQPNLVTENEIKAGLSTTYIGKTVVYEKSVPSTQGIAHRLASEGAKEGTLVVADEQVSGKGRLGRPWLSQIGTGIWMSLILKPKIPPQRAPQLTLLAAVAVIRGIHEYTNIQCDIKWPNDILLNGKKLVGILTEMQADPDQIHSVIIGIGINVNQNNFPEEISDIATSLKIEKGEEINRAGLLQSIMVQFEQLYELFLKDGFSQVKLMWEAYATTIGRRITARTISGSLEGYASGITDEGVLLLEDDFGKVHKIYSADIEF